The following is a genomic window from Bernardetia sp..
TGCAATGGCTTCATTTTCAAAACTTTCATGTTCCATTACATGACACCAATGACACGCCGAATAACCAATACTAACTAAAATAGGCTTATCTTCTTCTTTGGCTTTTTCCAACACTTCACTATTCCACATTTGCCAATGCACAGGATTTTGAGCATGTTGAAGTAAATAAGGACTACGGCTTTTTGAGAGTTGATTCAAGGTAATTTGAGTTTTACGTTGTATGAGTTTTATTTTTTTAGCCTAAGATTCTGACAGCAAGTTCTCTAAGAATTTCGCCATCTTTTGCACTACTGTTTATTCCCTTAGACTGTGCATCAGCTATCCGAAGGGCATTTAATACGAAAAGAACTTTAGGAATGTTATATTTTTTGACAGCTTCTCTGTAATCTTTCACAAAATATGGACTTACTTTTAATATTCCAGCAAGTTCGTTGTTGCTTTTTTCTTTATGCTTATGCAGCAAGATTAGTTTACAAAAATACCCAAAGAGTGATGAAATAATTGGAATAACAGGATGGTCTTTTGGGTTGGCTGCAAAAGTATTGATTATTTTGTGCGTTTTGAGTCCATTTCGTTGTGCAATAGCTCTCTGCAAATCAAAAACGTTGTATTCTTTTGTCGTACCGATATATTTTTTTACAAGTTCGGTCGTGATTTGTGAGGGTTGCGAAGAAGCATCTGTTTTTCCAAAATTTAATAATAATTTATCTAACTCATTTGAAAGCCTTGAGAGTTCTAGCCCTACGTTTTCTGTAAG
Proteins encoded in this region:
- the holA gene encoding DNA polymerase III subunit delta, producing the protein MPKKPEEILKDLRAGKFSPFYFLMGDESFYIDQIADYIEENALEQSERSFNQTVLYGKDVQMKDILARAKQFPVMAMRQVVIVKEAQEIADFGKEAAKTQLQNYAENAVPTTVLVFLYKHKKLALNTKLAKAIDKHAILVESKSLYENQIPAWIGNYLQQKKYRITPDATAWLTENVGLELSRLSNELDKLLLNFGKTDASSQPSQITTELVKKYIGTTKEYNVFDLQRAIAQRNGLKTHKIINTFAANPKDHPVIPIISSLFGYFCKLILLHKHKEKSNNELAGILKVSPYFVKDYREAVKKYNIPKVLFVLNALRIADAQSKGINSSAKDGEILRELAVRILG